A stretch of Cicer arietinum cultivar CDC Frontier isolate Library 1 chromosome 5, Cicar.CDCFrontier_v2.0, whole genome shotgun sequence DNA encodes these proteins:
- the LOC101491578 gene encoding ETHYLENE INSENSITIVE 3-like 5 protein: MVVISEEIDPYAQEGTEEDTESVDYEELKKRMWKDKILLQKLKEKREQDNEPEQQAKQEASRRKKMSRAQDSVLKYMAKIMDVCKAKGFVYGIIPEKGKPVSGSSDSLREWWKDQIHFDQTAPLAVAKYLPLLEKDKETFNIMDDPNSYIHLLQDLQDSTLGSLLSALMQHCVPPQRRFPLERGISPPWWPNGSEIWWGQQGLLAQEQGPPPYKKPHDLKKTWKVSVLAGVIKYMSPDLEKLRRLVTQSKTLQDKMTARDSATWCKVMNQEEALLGITNKCFKLSISEEGESSGSNNSISSNSSSSRSEKRRKCVFDQSELVPTGFPDKFVSNFDDCEARADENVEDWLNMGEIEFGWEVGHWLNDVDDAELQAALEMVNGNNNVDFTLDDSAHNTEGQEEDDSIWDFRYQYHPEQ, from the exons ATGGTGGTAATCAGTGAAGAAATCGATCCTTATGCACAAGAAGGAACTGAAGAAGATACTGAAAGTGTGGATTATGAGGAGCTAAAGAAACGCATGTGGAAGGACAAGATTCTGCTACAGAAACTCAAGGAAAAACGAGAACAGGACAATGAACCAGAGCAACAAGCAAAACAAGAAGcatcaagaagaaaaaagatgTCAAGAGCACAAGATTCAGTTCTCAAATACATGGCAAAGATCATGGATGTTTGCAAAGCAAAag GTTTCGTCTACGGAATCATACCAGAAAAGGGAAAACCAGTATCAGGTTCATCTGATAGCTTACGCGAATGGTGGAAAGATCAAATCCATTTCGATCAAACCGCACCACTAGCAGTTGCCAAATACTTACCCCTCCTTGAAAAAGACAAGGAAACATTCAACATAATGGATGATCCAAATTCCTATATACACCTCCTCCAAGATTTACAAGACTCAACACTTGGTTCACTTCTTTCTGCTCTGATGCAACACTGTGTCCCACCACAGAGAAGGTTTCCACTTGAGAGAGGAATATCTCCACCTTGGTGGCCCAATGGATCAGAAATTTGGTGGGGCCAACAGGGCTTGTTGGCCCAAGAACAAGGCCCACCACCTTATAAGAAACCACATGACCTTAAAAAGACATGGAAAGTTTCTGTTTTGGCTGGTGTTATAAAATACATGTCACCTGATTTGGAGAAGTTGAGAAGATTGGTTACACAGTCTAAAACTTTGCAAGATAAGATGACAGCTAGAGATAGTGCAACTTGGTGTAAAGTTATGAACCAAGAAGAAGCTTTGCTCGGAATTACTAATAAGTGTTTTAAGTTATCTATTTCCGAGGAAGGCGAAAGTTCTGGTAGTAATAATAGTATTAGCAGCAATAGCAGTAGTAGTAGAAGCGAGAAAAGAAGGAAGTGTGTGTTTGATCAGAGTGAGTTAGTACCTACTGGATTTCCTGATAAATTTGTTTCGAATTTCGATGATTGTGAAGCGCGAGCTGATGAAAATGTTGAGGATTGGTTGAATATGGGAGAGATTGAATTTGGATGGGAGGTTGGACATTGGTTGAATGATGTGGATGATGCTGAACTGCAAGCGGCATTGGAAATGGTTAACGGTAATAACAACGTAGATTTTACTCTTGATGATTCAGCTCATAACACAGAAGGGCAAGAGGAAGATGACTCAATTTGGGACTTTAGATATCAGTACCATCCAGAGCAATAA
- the LOC101498416 gene encoding protein DOWNSTREAM OF FLC, giving the protein MAKMVLLLLSITLSLSILPLLASATFHVKGSVYCDTCRAGFETNATFYIQGARVGVRCQDRNSMDVVFYTEGVTDSTGTYNIIVEKDHHDHICRCLLVSSPIAWCKTPDPGRDRSSIVLTHYKNGVVNHLHYANAMGYLKDKPSPQCHKLLKYYLSDSDV; this is encoded by the exons ATGGCAAAGAtggttttgttgttgttatctATCACCCTTTCCCTCTCTATCCTCCCTTTACTTGCTTCCGCAACCTTCCATGTCAAAGGTTCCGTTTACTGTGATACCTGCCGCGCTGGATTCGAAACCAACGCTACCTTCTACATTCAAG GTGCAAGAGTGGGAGTTCGGTGCCAAGACAGGAATAGTATGGATGTAGTTTTCTACACAGAAGGAGTGACAGATTCCACAGGAACATACAACATTATTGTTGAGAAAGACCACCATGACCATATTTGTCGATGTTTGCTTGTTAGTAGTCCAATTGCATGGTGCAAAACTCCAGACCCTGGTCGTGACAGATCCAGCATTGTCCTCACTCACTATAAAAACGGTGTTGTCAACCATCTTCACTATGCAAATGCTATGGGTTACTTGAAGGATAAGCCATCGCCTCAATGCCACAAACTCCTCAAATATTACTTGTCTGATTCGGATGTTTGA
- the LOC101498756 gene encoding inositol-3-phosphate synthase-like (The RefSeq protein has 2 substitutions compared to this genomic sequence): protein MFIENFKVDSPNVKYTETEIQSVYNYETTELVHENRNGTYQWIVKPKTVKYEFKTDTHVPKLGVMLVGWGGNNGSTLTGGVIANREGISWATKDNIQQANYFGSLTQASATRVGSFQGEEIYAPFKSLLPMVNPDDIVFGGWDISDMNLADAMARARVFDIDLQKQLRPYMESMVPLPGIYDPDFIAANQGDRANNVIKGTKREQINQIIKDIKEFKEANKVDRVVVLWTANTERYSNLVVGLNDTMENLFAAVDRNESEISPSTLFAIACVTENVPFINGSPQNTFVPGLIDLAIKRNTLIGGDDFKSGQTKMKSVLVDFLVGAGIKPTSIVSYNHLGNNDGMNLSAPQTFRSKEISKSNVVDDMVNSNGILYAPGEHPDHVVVIKYVPYVGDSKRAMDEYTSEIFMGGKSTIVLHNTCEDSLLAAPIILDLVLLAELSTRIQFKSEAENKFHTFHPVATILSYLTKAPLVPPGTPVVNALSKQRAMLENIMRACVGLAPENNMILEYK from the exons ATGTTTATCGAGAATTTTAAGGTTGATAGTCCTAATGTTAAGTACACCGAAACTGAGATTCAATCTGTTTACAATTATGAAACTACGGAACTTGTTCATGAAAACAGAAATGGCACTTATCAGTGGATTGTTAAACCTAAAACcgttaaatatgaatttaaaacCGATACTCATGTCCCTAAATTGGG GGTAATGCTTGTTGGGTGGGGTGGAAACAACGGCTCAACCTTGACCGGTGGTGTTATTGCTAACAGAGA GGGTATTTCATGGGCAACGAAAGATAATATTCAACAAGCTAATTACTTTGGTTCCCTAACTCAAGCTTCAGCTATCCGAGTTGGATCTTTCCAAGGAGAGGAAATCTATGCTCCCTTTAAGAGCTTGCTTCCAATG GTCAACCCTGATGACATTGTTTTTGGGGGATGGGATATCAGTGACATGAACCTTGCTGATGCTATGGCAAGAGCCAGGGTTTTTGACATTGatttgcaaaagcagttgagaCCTTATATGGAATCTATGGTTCCACTCCCTGGTATCTATGACCCGGATTTCATTGCTGCTAATCAAGGAGACCGTGCAAATAATGTTATCAAGGGTACTAAGAGAGAACAAATTAACCAAATCATCAAAGACATTAA GGAATTTAAGGAAGCTAACAAAGTGGACAGGGTTGTTGTCCTTTGGACAGCTAACACAGAGAGGTACAGTAATTTAGTTGTGGGACTCAATGACACCATGGAGAACCTTTTTGCTGCTGTCGACAGAAATGAGTCTGAGATTTCACCTTCCACTTTGTTTGCCATTGCTTGTGTTATGGAAAATGTTCCTTTCATCAACGGAAGCCCTCAAAACACTTTTGTCCCAG GGCTGATTGATCTTGCCATCAAGAGGAACACTTTAATTGGTGGAGATGACTTCAAGAGTGGTCAAACCAAAATGAAATCTGTGTTGGTGGATTTCCTTGTGGGAGCTGGTATCAAG CCAACATCAATAGTGAGTTACAACCATCTTGGAAACAATGATGGTATGAACCTCTCAGCACCACAAACCTTTCGATCCAAGGAAATCTCCAAGAGCAACGTTGTCGACGATATGGTCAACAGCAATGGCATCCTCTATGCACCTGGCGAACATCCAGACCATGTTGTAGTCATCAAG TATGTGCCTTATGTTGGAGATAGCAAGAGAGCCATGGATGAGTACACTTCAGAAATATTCATGGGTGGAAAGAGCACTATTGTGTTGCACAACACATGTGAGGATTCCCTCTTGGCTGCTCCTATTATCTTGGACTTGGTTCTTCTTGCTGAGCTCAGCACTAGAATTCAGTTTAAATCTGAAGCAGAG AACAAGTTTCACACATTCCACCCTGTTGCTACCATCCTCAGTTATCTCACCAAGGCTCCTCTG GTTCCACCGGGCACACCAGTGGTGAATGCATTGTCAAAGCAGCGAGCGATGCTGGAAAACATCATGAGAGCTTGTGTTGGATTGGCACCAGAGAACAACATGATCCTAGAGTACAAGTGA